In Leptospira wolbachii serovar Codice str. CDC, the genomic stretch AATCTCAATGTAGATACCTTCAAAGGACTTCCTGGAATGCTTGCCGATTCCCTACCTGATAAATTTGGGAATGCCTTAATCGATGTTTGGCTTTCAAAAATAGGAAGGGATCCCAAATCATTTAATCCAGTAGAAAGATTATGTTATATTGGCGAACGTGGGATGGGTGCCTTGGAATTTAAACCGGCAACCTACAGATTAAGAACTAAAAACGTGTCTATTGAAATTACGGAGATGGTAGAGTTAGCCTCAGAAATTCTAAGTAATCGTAAAAAATTTTCAACAAAATTAGAATTAACAAATCAAAAGAAGTTAAATGAATCACTGTCAAGTTTACTCACGATCGGTACTTCGGCGGGTGGTGCTAGAGCAAAATGTATCATTGCTTATAATGAAAAAACAGGAGAAGTTCGTTCTGGACAAGTCAAAACGACGGAAGATTTTACTTATTGGATTCTGAAATTAGATGGGATTCGAAATAATAAAGACAAAGAACTAAATGATCCGAAAGGATTTGGTTGTATCGAATATGTTTACTACCGTATGGCTTTAGATTGTGGAATTCAGATGATGGAATCAAAACTACTCGAAGAAAATGGAAGGCAACATTTTATGACCAAACGTTTTGATCGAACTAATGGCGGTGAAAAAAAACACATGCAATCACTTTGTGCACTAGCTCATTATGATTTTAATATGGCAGGTGCTTATAGTTATGAACAAACACTAGACGTCATTCGCAAAATCATTTTAGAAAATACTAAACCTGCCCTAGAACAACAATTTCGCAGGGCTGTATTCAATGTAGTTTCTCGTAACCAAGATGATCATACTAAAAACATTGCCTTTCTTATGGATCAAAATGGCAAATGGAGTTTATCTCCTGCTTTTGACATGACTTACAGTTTTAATCCCAATGGGCAATGGACCAATCGCCATCAGATGAGTATCAACGGGAAACGAGAAAAATTGGGAATGGATGATTTTATAGAACTCGGGAAAAAAGCGGATCTAAAAACGATTCAAATCAAATCCATTGTTGGACAAATAAAAGATATAGTCTCCCGATGGGGAAATTATGCAAACCAAACGAATGTGCCTTCCTTATTGCGAAAAGAAATTCAAAAGAATTTAAACATACCAATTTAATTCAAAGGATAGTAGTCACAAAGAAATACAGAAGTTATTTTGTATTTTAGCTCAATTCCTAGCTTCCGAGAATGTATATTATGTCGCATAACATGCGATAGGCGATTGAGTGTACTCGTACATCCTTTACAGTTTTGTCCTGGTACATACTTTACAAATCAAATAATTCACAACGAAGGTCATAACAACTGCTGCTGTTTAATTTCTCACCAAATACTATTTTAAATTCAATAATCTGTCTCAAAGAATTCTATGATACATGGTAGTTTCGATATACATAGTATCCAAGATACGAATTTCAAGACGAATATGTTTGCTTGTAGTGATATTCATGGCATTCATATTCAAAAACACTAAAATAAAAAATAAATTGCCTAATCAAAGATAGTTTTCATTTTGCATTCAAAGTTTTTTAGAAATTAAAATGCAAGAAATAAAAACCAATATAACCTACGACATAAAAAAAGACTCAATCATCACAGGATTCGAAAGAATATTATTCGAAAGGGATCATACCGGGAATATCTGGATTGGTTCTTGGAGTCGAAGTCCTATCCTTTATAAAAACGATGGGAATCAAATTACACGTTATGAATTTCCAATAAGTTATTACCTTGCGAGCGACAATCCATTCGATTCTAATCCAGACAGTGTTTTATTTGGATCTTCGAATTCTTTAATGTTCTTTAGAGATGATAAATTTTACAGCGTACCTTCTCCCAAGTTGGCAGACCCTGCGCCATACCAAATTCTAAATATTGCTCAATACACTTATGTGGTCTTTGCTAACACTAGCGGACGAAAACAAATTCATAGATGGGATGGAACCAACTGGGAGACATTAAATTGCAATTTGGAATTTCAAAACATTGGTAACTTAAGACAGGTAAACAAGAATAGAATTTTAGTTACAGAGAACAATTCAGAAATTGCTTATATCCTTGATCTGGATGGGAAGTTTGTCTCAGAATTTGCGACAAGTGGAGCACCGATGAAGGTTAAAGTAAATTCGAAAAAGGTGTTCCTATATTCTGATTCAAAATTAGAATTACGAAACGTAGATGGCGAGTTAAAGAACCTCCTCGATTTATACGAGGAAACAATGAAATCTTACTTTGGTTCTTATTTAGAATTCGTCGATTTAGCAATTGAAGATGAATCCAATCTAGTTTTGCTTTTGAAAGAGAGAAATAAAAAACCTTCAAAAAAATATTTATTAAATTTCAATTTAGATACACTAACTCTAACTCCCCACCCTTTGTCCGATAAATTAACGACCGATTTGAACTTACTTCGATTCGAGAAAGATAATTCTGGGGATTATTGGTTCAAAATTTACGGCAACCATTACTCGGAATCTTTTCTAACATTTAATACAGAACTAACAACATGAAACAAACAACAAAACTAAATTTACAAAAGTCAGACTTTTATTATGGAAATCTAAAAGAAATCATCATTGATCGAATGTTAGTATTCCAATCGCAAAAAGATAAGTTCCAAAATGCACTGACAAAAAATAAAACAAAATTTGATCAAAGTTTTCTAAAGGAATTTGAGTCCATGTATGGATTTAAACCCGGAAAGGAAATCTTGGAATGGGAGAACATAAAAAAGGCATATAAATCTATCATGTACGAAGTAGCCGATATTTGGAATATGATTGATCATCACTCCGCAGAAGAAGAGGAAATGGAAGAAGATGAAGATGGTGGATTTGATTATGCCATTTCTTCCACAGAAAGACTCATAAAAATCAAAAAACCGGAAGAGATACTCGACTGGTTAGTTGGTACTTACAGTGGACTTATGTTTTTGTTTAATGGTTCCTATGCCTTCGCCTCAGATGGAGGTGGTGATACATGTTGGATCAATCTTTTACCTAATGAAAATGAATCCATCGAAGTAAATCACTACAACCATGAAATAGGAGAATTAGAAAATCTTCCGTACTTTTCTATCTCTCATTTCATCGCCGACAATTGGAACAACGACTCTAATGAAGGTTATGAAGATGAAGAGGATGAAGAATTTGAAGAGGAAAAACCAGACAAAAAAGAGAAGGAGCCCATCCTAGCATCTCAAATCAAAGAAAGTACAATTAAGGCATTCGAAAAAGAAGCGACTAAATTTTACGAAAAAAAACCTATTTATAACAATTCATTAGATATGTTTGAAAGATCTGCATGGTTACTTGGACATAGTTATGGCGACCCTGCCTATGCATTTACAGAAAAACTTGCTGATGCTCCGTCCTATACCATCTGGGAAGATGAGAAAGTAGAGATTAAAAATTATCCTAACTTAGCAGCTTATTGGATCCTTCACCACTTCTATTTAAAAAATGAAGACGCCTGTAGAGAGACAATCAAACTCGCTAGCAAATCCAAAGGAAAAATTATATCTACAATCAGTGAACATATACTTGCTTATTTGGATGGGAAGTCTAAGTCACTGTTCCATCTGCCATCAGAGAAAGTAGAGAAAATTCGAACCCAAACATTTAGCAATGCTGATCCAAAACAGATTGAACCAAAAAATATTAAACTATATAATGATAGTTTAGGACTCTCCAATCTCAACACCATTTCCAAAAAAGAATTAGAAACAAGGCTAAAAAAAGAAGAAAATCTTTTTCAACTGATGGAAGAATTTCCGGATGATGTAAATGCCCATGATACGATTCTCAAAGAGATTAGCAAAAAAGATGCTGCCCTGAAAAAACTCATTGAAGATTATTTCAGAGAGCGAACTGACAGCGCTTACAATACTTGGCCATACAATCCAGAAAAGTTAGACAAAAGGCTCTCCGTTGCCATCAATGCTGCTTTTCGACAAGGTTTGAAGTATGACTCTGAAAACAAAAAAGCTTATTGTGGAATAACAAAAACAGTTGGGATGTTAGATGATGATAGGGCGATGGTTTCTCTTAGGGAAGCAGTTCATAAACTCAAACAGGATGACCCCAGGATGGAATATGTGGTGGAGGCATTAATCAATAGCGACCATACCGAATCCAGATCCATTTTGGCTGATGCCGCTTGGCGCACTTTTGAGACCCTCGACAGCATCAAAGAGACTAAAGAAAAAGTGCAAAAAGAAGGCCCGACCTTAAACAATATGTTCACTGTGTATACGCACTTGAATGAAGCCTTACAAGAAAGAATATTAACCTTAGATGAAGTATCTGTAAAACTGATTCAAAAACTTTTAAGTTACAAAGACCACTTTGGATATTTTGGCATCAGTGTAGGAAATGCCTTTGCTGTCTGTGCTCATTTGGATTTAAACGAACATACAGAGACAATTGCAAACTATGTAAGGAAAAGCTTTCAATTCAAAGGAAGAGACAGAGGCGCCTATCTGGAGCTAAGTTCCATCATCAATTTATCGGAAGCATCACTCGCATGGGCTAAACTGGAGCCAGAAAAAGCCAAATTAGAGTTAAATGAATTCTTTTCAAAAATTGCTAATTCTGCTTATCCGGGAATTGCCATTGATTTGAAAGCTTGTTATGTAGCAGGGTTATTACGATTAGAACCTGACAATCTAGAATACACAAATTTTGCGGAACGAATTTTGGGAAATCGTGGAGACCAAGTTCGCGTTTATGG encodes the following:
- a CDS encoding type II toxin-antitoxin system HipA family toxin — encoded protein: MSDPITLAKVYLWGSLVGYVSWNEEGRFASFEYDNEFLNAPVEPSPLLMPKSRTLYFFRNLNVDTFKGLPGMLADSLPDKFGNALIDVWLSKIGRDPKSFNPVERLCYIGERGMGALEFKPATYRLRTKNVSIEITEMVELASEILSNRKKFSTKLELTNQKKLNESLSSLLTIGTSAGGARAKCIIAYNEKTGEVRSGQVKTTEDFTYWILKLDGIRNNKDKELNDPKGFGCIEYVYYRMALDCGIQMMESKLLEENGRQHFMTKRFDRTNGGEKKHMQSLCALAHYDFNMAGAYSYEQTLDVIRKIILENTKPALEQQFRRAVFNVVSRNQDDHTKNIAFLMDQNGKWSLSPAFDMTYSFNPNGQWTNRHQMSINGKREKLGMDDFIELGKKADLKTIQIKSIVGQIKDIVSRWGNYANQTNVPSLLRKEIQKNLNIPI